A window from Sphingobacterium hotanense encodes these proteins:
- a CDS encoding polysaccharide deacetylase family protein, which translates to MLKHQYIRIVIVIACVVAAIGYLYDYWSIFIFVIVAFIGLGLTVWGVFDIRLGYFGKTHFKASEQRTNLVSLTFDDGPCPYTEQVLNLLDRYEMKATFFCIGQQVLKYPEIAKRIIDSGHSIGNHSFTHRKDIAFSNAAEMATEIKLADDAITKITKSVTPMYRPPFGVTNPNVIKACKATNKEIIGWSIRSLDTVIKDEKRILNRIVPRIKPGDIVLLHDTSERTINVLEQLLIKMKDMNLQSIPVDRLLKIERNG; encoded by the coding sequence ATGTTAAAACACCAGTACATTCGAATAGTCATTGTAATTGCTTGCGTCGTAGCAGCAATCGGCTACTTGTATGATTATTGGAGCATATTCATCTTCGTCATAGTCGCATTCATCGGGTTAGGCTTAACCGTGTGGGGAGTCTTTGATATCCGTTTAGGTTATTTTGGTAAAACTCACTTCAAAGCTAGCGAACAGAGGACAAACTTGGTTTCACTGACCTTCGACGATGGCCCCTGCCCCTACACCGAACAAGTGCTCAATTTACTGGATCGATACGAAATGAAAGCAACTTTTTTTTGTATCGGTCAGCAAGTGTTGAAATATCCTGAGATTGCGAAGAGAATAATAGATAGCGGACATAGCATAGGTAATCATAGCTTCACACATCGAAAAGATATTGCTTTTTCTAATGCCGCTGAGATGGCGACGGAGATAAAGCTTGCCGATGATGCTATTACGAAGATCACGAAATCTGTTACGCCCATGTATCGCCCTCCTTTTGGAGTGACTAATCCGAATGTGATTAAAGCATGCAAGGCCACCAATAAGGAAATCATAGGCTGGAGTATTCGCTCGCTAGACACGGTGATTAAAGATGAGAAAAGGATATTGAACCGCATCGTACCGAGAATAAAGCCCGGTGATATTGTATTACTCCATGATACCTCGGAGCGCACTATCAATGTGCTGGAACAGTTGTTGATTAAAATGAAGGATATGAATCTACAATCTATACCAGTGGATAGATTACTAAAAATAGAAAGAAATGGGTAA
- a CDS encoding beta-ketoacyl synthase N-terminal-like domain-containing protein has protein sequence MKQAYIHESNIISPLGFTTDENFEAVRAGKTGIQKLKLNGILDEVFISSINEDQVEALFARLSLTSASSRIEKLAIAALFPLIQDRKSLENSLLIVSATKGNVKALAENDTEASDIPTLAKNIATYFGFQKEPLIVSNACVSGLMALSIAKRYLQLGLFEDAYIVAFDEVSTFVQSGFNSFQAVSSEACRPYDQDRSGVSLGEAAVACHVSTERQSDSVRVAGDANINDANHISGPSRTGEGLFLSIQKALDEAQLRAENIDYIVGHGTATIYNDEMEAIAFNRADLSTVPLASYKGNYGHTLGASGLLECVLLVECMRRNLLLPSKGFQVLGTSQPIEVLTAERKCDIRVALKTASGFGGTNTAIILSKD, from the coding sequence ATGAAACAAGCCTACATTCACGAGTCCAATATAATCAGTCCGCTGGGCTTTACTACGGACGAAAACTTCGAAGCTGTACGCGCCGGAAAGACCGGTATTCAAAAGCTTAAGCTGAACGGCATCCTCGATGAAGTTTTTATTTCATCGATAAATGAGGATCAAGTGGAGGCTTTATTTGCTCGTCTCAGCCTAACAAGCGCGTCGTCGAGAATAGAGAAATTGGCTATTGCTGCTCTCTTTCCTTTGATTCAAGACAGAAAATCTTTAGAAAATAGTTTACTAATCGTTTCGGCTACGAAGGGAAATGTCAAAGCCCTCGCGGAAAATGATACTGAGGCCAGCGACATCCCAACTTTAGCAAAAAATATCGCAACCTATTTTGGTTTCCAAAAAGAGCCTTTAATTGTCAGCAATGCCTGTGTTTCGGGCCTAATGGCTCTTTCCATAGCGAAACGCTATTTACAATTGGGATTATTTGAAGATGCCTATATCGTTGCTTTTGATGAGGTTTCAACATTTGTACAATCAGGGTTTAATTCTTTTCAGGCGGTTAGTTCAGAGGCCTGTCGCCCCTATGATCAGGATAGATCCGGTGTTAGCTTAGGCGAAGCTGCTGTTGCCTGTCACGTCTCAACGGAGAGGCAATCGGATAGCGTAAGAGTTGCAGGAGATGCGAATATAAACGATGCCAACCATATTTCTGGGCCTTCCAGAACAGGCGAAGGTTTGTTTCTAAGCATCCAAAAAGCATTAGATGAAGCTCAGTTACGCGCTGAAAACATTGATTATATTGTTGGACATGGAACCGCTACAATCTATAACGATGAAATGGAAGCAATAGCTTTCAATCGTGCGGATCTGTCGACAGTACCACTTGCCAGCTATAAAGGGAACTACGGACATACATTGGGCGCTTCAGGTCTTTTGGAGTGTGTACTTTTAGTAGAATGCATGCGAAGAAACCTGTTGTTACCCAGCAAAGGATTCCAAGTGCTAGGAACCTCACAGCCAATTGAGGTTTTGACAGCGGAACGGAAGTGCGATATTCGAGTGGCCTTAAAAACAGCGTCAGGATTCGGTGGAACAAATACCGCAATAATACTCTCAAAGGATTAG
- a CDS encoding hotdog family protein, which yields MLIPDFYTVLQSNLSETQVDAHIKLNAEHPIFQGHFPNNPVTPGVCMLQICKELTESATNKALKMSSCKNIKFTALINPFTDPELQINLAIKSDSTSYKISGTAYYGDTLAIKISAQLTA from the coding sequence ATGCTGATCCCTGATTTTTATACCGTACTGCAAAGTAATCTTAGCGAGACGCAAGTCGATGCTCACATAAAACTAAATGCAGAGCACCCTATATTTCAGGGGCACTTTCCTAATAACCCGGTTACACCAGGGGTCTGCATGCTACAAATATGCAAGGAGCTGACTGAATCAGCTACTAATAAAGCGCTAAAGATGAGCTCTTGCAAGAATATAAAGTTCACAGCATTAATCAATCCTTTTACGGATCCTGAGCTGCAGATTAATTTAGCTATTAAATCTGACTCGACCTCTTATAAGATCAGCGGCACAGCCTATTACGGCGATACTCTAGCGATCAAAATATCAGCTCAATTAACCGCTTAA
- a CDS encoding 3-oxoacyl-ACP synthase — MQKISQYIAIRDNRVLWNDNVVFEGQSSDFKDFAKELYQHLEINYPKFYKMDNLCKLAFLASEIALTNNEEEDIALLFCNKEGSLDSDLQHQKLISNIDNFYPSPALFVYTLPNISIGEVSIRHQLKSESMFLLADRYQSEYIAPYCELLINSSKANKVLCGWLKMINGDYQANFYLVEPEGILEHNIENIDQIINK, encoded by the coding sequence ATGCAGAAGATCAGCCAATATATAGCTATCCGTGATAATAGGGTCCTTTGGAATGACAACGTAGTTTTCGAAGGACAGAGTTCAGATTTTAAGGACTTCGCTAAAGAACTATATCAGCATCTAGAGATTAATTATCCGAAGTTTTACAAGATGGATAATTTATGTAAATTAGCCTTTTTAGCGTCAGAAATAGCATTAACAAACAATGAGGAAGAGGATATTGCATTGTTATTCTGCAATAAGGAAGGTAGCTTGGACTCCGATCTACAGCATCAGAAGCTCATAAGCAATATAGATAACTTCTACCCTAGCCCGGCGTTGTTCGTTTATACACTTCCCAATATCAGTATTGGCGAAGTGAGTATTCGACATCAATTGAAATCGGAAAGCATGTTTTTACTCGCCGACAGATACCAATCGGAATACATCGCACCGTACTGCGAGCTTCTGATAAATAGCAGCAAGGCTAATAAAGTACTCTGCGGATGGCTAAAAATGATAAACGGAGACTATCAGGCCAACTTTTACTTGGTTGAACCTGAGGGAATCTTAGAACATAACATAGAAAACATAGATCAGATTATAAATAAATAA
- a CDS encoding beta-ketoacyl-[acyl-carrier-protein] synthase family protein, which yields MPIGVAITGMGIVSSIGLSVDENFQSLVNRRTGISYLENFQSKHAAQIKVGEIKVSNEEFQDRLKIPLGHSFTRTSLLGAYAAKQAILDAGISDINSVRTGLISATSVGGMDTTEKHFKDFQDQTALQKFINSHNVGDSNNKIADYLGIRGMVTGISTACSSAANAIMLGSALIETGRLDRVIVGGTDALSKFTINGFNSLMILSDTDNTPFDQDRKGLNLGEAAAYLVLESEEQVQKENKQVLSYLSGYGNANDAYHQTASSETGEGAYLAIKKAMKKANLLAKEIDYINVHGTATANNDLSEGRALLRIFDKVPEFSSTKSFTGHTLAAAAAIEAVYSILALRAGMVFPTLYFKTKMEEFELVPTTELREKNINHVLSNSFGFGGNCSSLIFSKS from the coding sequence ATGCCGATCGGAGTCGCTATAACCGGAATGGGTATTGTTTCGTCGATAGGTCTTTCTGTCGATGAGAACTTCCAATCTTTAGTAAACAGACGAACCGGCATCTCCTATCTAGAGAACTTCCAATCTAAACATGCAGCTCAGATAAAGGTAGGCGAAATAAAAGTGAGTAATGAGGAATTTCAAGATCGCTTAAAAATTCCTTTAGGTCATAGCTTTACCAGAACGAGCCTTTTAGGCGCCTATGCCGCAAAACAAGCGATTTTAGATGCAGGAATCTCTGACATTAATTCGGTTAGAACAGGATTAATATCTGCAACTAGCGTAGGCGGCATGGATACGACCGAAAAACACTTCAAAGACTTTCAGGATCAAACTGCATTGCAGAAATTCATCAATAGCCATAATGTTGGTGATAGTAATAATAAAATTGCGGATTACTTGGGAATCCGCGGAATGGTAACAGGTATATCGACCGCGTGTTCATCCGCGGCTAATGCCATCATGTTGGGATCTGCACTCATTGAAACCGGTCGTTTAGACCGAGTTATCGTCGGCGGAACGGATGCACTAAGTAAGTTTACTATAAACGGTTTTAATAGCTTAATGATCCTCTCTGACACAGATAACACACCCTTCGACCAAGACCGCAAAGGTTTGAATCTCGGAGAGGCAGCGGCGTATTTGGTCCTCGAATCTGAAGAGCAGGTACAAAAAGAAAACAAGCAGGTATTATCCTACCTCAGCGGTTATGGCAATGCAAATGATGCTTACCATCAGACTGCTTCCTCCGAAACCGGCGAAGGAGCGTACCTAGCTATCAAGAAAGCGATGAAAAAAGCAAACTTATTAGCAAAAGAGATTGATTATATCAATGTACATGGTACAGCAACTGCTAATAACGACCTCTCAGAAGGAAGAGCATTGCTTAGAATATTCGATAAAGTTCCGGAATTTAGCTCTACCAAGTCTTTTACTGGCCATACATTAGCGGCTGCAGCAGCAATCGAAGCAGTATACAGCATCTTAGCTTTACGAGCAGGAATGGTATTCCCTACGCTGTACTTTAAAACTAAGATGGAAGAATTTGAGCTTGTGCCAACTACGGAACTCCGCGAAAAGAACATCAACCATGTACTTTCTAACTCATTCGGCTTTGGCGGCAATTGTTCATCTCTCATTTTCTCAAAGAGTTAA
- a CDS encoding DUF2062 domain-containing protein, whose protein sequence is MSLAMGVFIGIIPAWGFQTFLCISIAVALRWNKALAFLGSNISIPPFIPIIVFLALHIGSFIIPADQPIHLDFDHLNMEAIKIHLLQYVLGSFLLAIFASISIGLIFYLILKSASRKAKKHVE, encoded by the coding sequence ATGTCGCTCGCTATGGGGGTGTTTATTGGAATAATCCCAGCCTGGGGTTTTCAAACATTCCTATGTATCAGTATCGCCGTAGCATTACGCTGGAATAAAGCATTAGCATTTCTGGGATCAAACATTAGTATTCCGCCATTTATCCCCATTATCGTATTTCTAGCCCTGCACATTGGCAGTTTCATCATTCCAGCAGACCAACCTATCCATCTTGATTTCGACCATCTCAATATGGAGGCTATCAAAATTCATCTGTTGCAATATGTGCTCGGGAGTTTTCTTTTAGCTATTTTTGCTTCCATCAGCATAGGTTTGATATTTTACTTGATCCTTAAATCTGCTAGCCGAAAAGCAAAGAAACATGTCGAATAG
- a CDS encoding beta-ketoacyl synthase chain length factor codes for MECYINGLGSIGIQSLGFNVWIDEPCIINTSNKVAHPSYRELIPAGALRRMSTSVKMGIYAAHQAMQEAHVNYPDAIITGTGLGCLQDSEKFLDTMIENDEEYLTPTSFIQSTHNTVAAQIALQLGCKAYNFTYVNGANSFEAALFDAMLQTTSFGANSVLVGGIDETSTQFDRLFQLSGLYKTEGASIDFKHPSSPGACLAEGANFFVLSNERQQESYAQLVDVHYFNLPQETVLSEVEGFLGRNSLQIEDIDLVFLGYNANSQDQGFFETYASLFPASSHAYYQHLSGSFFTASAFGLKLAAEVLKLQQLPSNIIYNDIKPKQLKTILLINQSRGVDNSLVLIQSC; via the coding sequence ATGGAATGTTATATTAACGGTTTAGGATCGATAGGAATCCAATCATTAGGTTTTAATGTGTGGATTGATGAGCCCTGCATTATTAATACTAGTAACAAAGTGGCGCATCCCTCCTATAGAGAACTTATTCCTGCCGGAGCATTAAGGCGAATGTCGACCTCTGTAAAGATGGGGATTTATGCTGCGCACCAAGCAATGCAGGAGGCGCATGTGAATTATCCCGATGCCATCATCACGGGGACTGGCTTAGGTTGTCTTCAAGACTCTGAGAAATTCTTAGACACCATGATTGAGAATGATGAAGAATACCTTACGCCAACTTCCTTTATACAATCGACACATAATACCGTTGCAGCACAGATTGCTCTGCAATTAGGCTGCAAAGCCTATAACTTCACCTATGTAAATGGAGCGAACTCCTTCGAAGCGGCCTTATTTGATGCAATGCTACAGACAACTAGTTTCGGAGCTAATTCAGTACTCGTAGGTGGCATTGATGAGACTTCGACTCAATTTGATCGCTTATTTCAGCTTTCTGGGCTTTATAAAACAGAAGGAGCATCGATAGATTTCAAACATCCAAGCAGTCCGGGCGCCTGTTTAGCGGAAGGTGCCAACTTTTTCGTTCTTTCAAACGAAAGACAACAAGAGTCATACGCTCAATTGGTTGATGTGCATTATTTCAATCTACCTCAGGAAACGGTTCTTTCTGAAGTTGAAGGCTTTCTAGGAAGAAATAGCCTTCAAATTGAGGATATAGATCTTGTTTTCTTAGGCTATAATGCAAACAGTCAAGATCAAGGGTTCTTTGAAACATATGCATCGCTATTTCCTGCAAGCTCGCATGCCTACTATCAGCATTTATCTGGTTCTTTCTTTACGGCATCGGCTTTTGGCTTAAAACTAGCTGCTGAAGTCCTGAAACTTCAACAGCTACCATCAAACATCATCTACAACGATATTAAACCTAAGCAGCTTAAAACTATCTTATTAATAAATCAATCGCGAGGAGTTGACAATAGCTTAGTGCTTATTCAATCATGTTAA
- a CDS encoding LpxL/LpxP family acyltransferase, translated as MSQWDGKSKGTLLGYQIFVNIIKKLGVRAAYGLLIPVALYYVLAYPMTAKAMFYYYRKRQGFPFIKSILALYKGYFVFGQVLIDKFALFAGLRNRFTFDFDGIDILKQLLDEKKGGILISGHIGNFEIAEKFFADIDLNQQIHIVAADQERTVIKDYLSSISKENSQINFIHIKEDMSHIFEISAALANNDLICLTGDRYFDNSKTMSSELLGEDTHFPAGTFMIASRLNAPIAFVYVMKEPNLHYHLYTRRAPAVKHRDAQAVLNAYTQSMEQMLKKYPYQWFNFFDFWKAENKE; from the coding sequence ATGAGCCAATGGGACGGTAAATCCAAGGGTACCTTATTGGGTTACCAAATTTTCGTCAACATTATTAAGAAACTTGGTGTCAGAGCTGCATATGGATTGTTGATTCCGGTAGCACTGTATTATGTTTTAGCCTATCCCATGACTGCCAAGGCTATGTTTTACTACTATAGAAAACGTCAAGGCTTTCCATTTATTAAATCAATACTCGCACTTTACAAGGGATATTTCGTATTCGGTCAGGTTTTGATCGATAAATTCGCACTATTTGCCGGACTCCGTAATCGATTTACCTTTGATTTCGATGGTATAGATATACTAAAACAACTCCTCGACGAGAAAAAAGGCGGAATTTTAATTAGCGGTCATATCGGGAATTTCGAGATTGCAGAGAAGTTCTTCGCAGATATAGATCTCAACCAGCAAATTCACATTGTTGCAGCCGATCAAGAACGGACAGTGATTAAAGACTACTTATCCAGTATTTCTAAAGAAAATTCGCAAATCAACTTCATACATATCAAAGAAGATATGTCGCATATATTCGAAATTTCAGCAGCATTGGCGAATAATGATCTCATTTGTTTAACGGGAGATCGCTATTTTGATAACTCTAAAACAATGTCTTCGGAACTATTGGGGGAAGATACACATTTCCCTGCAGGCACTTTCATGATTGCCTCGCGCCTGAATGCGCCGATTGCTTTTGTGTATGTAATGAAAGAACCCAATCTACATTACCATTTATATACGCGTAGGGCCCCTGCTGTAAAACACCGGGACGCGCAAGCGGTTTTAAATGCTTACACGCAAAGTATGGAGCAAATGCTCAAGAAATATCCGTATCAGTGGTTTAATTTTTTCGATTTTTGGAAAGCAGAAAACAAGGAATAA
- a CDS encoding LolA family protein: MGKLKGLFIISFLLITVTSFAQTKMSTAEAATFKSNVEKQAQKISSITANFEASKYVSVLKKPVNFTGIFRLKGKKLLWRYDAPQQNAMLFDQDKLFMKDEKGKKSTIDLNKNRRFRQLQSLMTETNTGNVFDETNFNISFLKNGSDKLAILTPKNKDMARFIKQVELTFSNNEHTVSEIKIVEKSNDYTLFKLKNKKFNSSISDSEFKL, encoded by the coding sequence ATGGGTAAGTTGAAAGGACTATTTATAATATCATTCTTGTTGATTACAGTTACGAGCTTTGCTCAAACAAAGATGAGCACAGCAGAGGCTGCAACCTTTAAGAGCAATGTAGAGAAGCAAGCGCAAAAGATTAGCAGTATAACAGCTAATTTTGAAGCTAGCAAATATGTATCTGTCCTTAAAAAGCCGGTAAACTTTACAGGAATTTTCAGACTGAAGGGTAAAAAGCTACTTTGGCGTTATGATGCTCCACAGCAGAATGCGATGCTTTTTGATCAGGATAAGCTCTTTATGAAAGACGAAAAGGGCAAGAAATCAACCATAGATCTAAATAAGAACCGTAGATTTCGTCAGTTGCAAAGCTTGATGACGGAGACCAATACGGGCAATGTCTTCGATGAAACGAACTTCAACATCAGCTTTTTGAAAAATGGATCAGATAAACTAGCAATCTTAACACCAAAGAATAAAGACATGGCAAGATTTATTAAGCAGGTGGAACTGACCTTTAGCAATAATGAACATACTGTATCTGAAATCAAGATTGTGGAGAAATCGAATGATTATACGCTATTCAAGTTGAAGAACAAGAAATTTAACAGCAGTATTAGCGATAGCGAGTTTAAATTGTAA
- a CDS encoding glycosyltransferase family 2 protein: MGVNHRVCVIIPTYNNAKTLKRVVDGVLQHIDHVYVVNDGSTDATSSILTQYNDIVIINQPKNQGKGKALQEGFRQALEDGFDYAITIDSDGQHYPDDIPVFLEELSKHSEPVLLIGNRDMEQAGIPGKSSFGNRFSNFWFWFETGIRLEDTQSGYRMYPLKHLPKKLYTNKFEFEIEIIVRTAWNDVLVKNIPVKVLYDPAERVSHFRPFKDFTRISILNTVLVLITLLYIKPRNFFRKLKKKALANS; this comes from the coding sequence TTGGGAGTTAATCATCGTGTTTGTGTCATTATTCCGACCTACAACAACGCTAAAACGTTGAAAAGAGTCGTTGATGGTGTATTGCAGCATATAGACCATGTATATGTTGTTAATGACGGCAGTACAGATGCTACGTCGAGTATCCTTACTCAATATAATGATATTGTAATCATCAATCAGCCGAAGAATCAAGGCAAGGGCAAAGCCCTGCAAGAAGGCTTTAGGCAAGCCCTTGAAGATGGATTTGATTACGCAATAACTATAGATTCTGATGGACAGCATTATCCGGATGATATCCCTGTTTTTCTTGAAGAGCTCTCCAAACACAGCGAACCGGTCTTATTGATCGGAAACCGCGACATGGAACAGGCCGGTATCCCCGGAAAAAGCAGTTTCGGCAATAGATTCTCGAACTTCTGGTTTTGGTTTGAAACAGGAATTCGATTGGAAGATACCCAATCCGGATATCGCATGTATCCACTCAAGCATCTCCCGAAAAAACTTTACACCAATAAATTCGAGTTCGAGATAGAAATCATTGTTCGAACAGCATGGAACGACGTATTGGTAAAAAATATTCCGGTAAAAGTACTTTACGACCCAGCGGAGCGCGTATCGCACTTTAGGCCATTTAAGGACTTCACGAGGATATCCATCCTCAATACGGTACTCGTATTGATTACCCTACTTTACATCAAACCACGTAATTTCTTTCGAAAGCTAAAAAAAAAAGCTTTAGCAAATTCCTAA
- a CDS encoding phosphopantetheine-binding protein, translating to MAELKNLLKQQIIEVLNLEDICVADIQDDDALFGDGLGLDSIDALELIVLLDKQYGIKLADPKQGKEIFASINTLAAFVEQNRTK from the coding sequence ATGGCGGAATTAAAGAATCTGTTAAAACAACAGATAATTGAGGTGTTAAATCTGGAAGATATTTGTGTGGCAGATATTCAAGACGATGACGCCTTATTCGGGGATGGACTTGGATTGGACTCCATAGATGCATTAGAACTAATTGTACTGTTAGATAAGCAATATGGTATCAAACTTGCCGACCCTAAGCAAGGCAAGGAGATCTTTGCCTCGATTAATACGTTAGCGGCTTTCGTCGAACAAAACCGTACGAAGTAA
- a CDS encoding acyl-CoA thioesterase — protein sequence MNRRKERFKTDKILQHTEHFKVKFNETDALGIVWHGNYIGYFEDGREAFGRHYGISYKDIQQNGYATPIVKVLSEHKKPLRYADDAYIVTTYVDCAAAKMIFNFEIYNSQDELVCTGETVQVFTDFDNNLILSIPPFLEEWKKKVGML from the coding sequence ATGAATAGACGAAAAGAACGATTTAAAACCGATAAGATTTTACAGCATACGGAACACTTTAAAGTTAAGTTTAACGAAACTGATGCTTTGGGTATTGTATGGCATGGCAATTATATCGGCTACTTCGAAGACGGTAGAGAGGCCTTCGGCCGGCATTACGGAATATCTTATAAGGATATTCAACAAAACGGATATGCCACACCTATTGTTAAAGTTCTTAGCGAACATAAAAAGCCCCTTAGATATGCAGACGATGCCTATATCGTGACGACCTATGTCGATTGTGCTGCGGCAAAGATGATCTTCAACTTTGAAATCTATAACAGCCAAGATGAATTGGTATGTACGGGAGAGACTGTTCAGGTTTTTACAGACTTTGATAACAACCTCATTTTGTCGATCCCTCCTTTTTTAGAGGAATGGAAAAAGAAAGTGGGGATGTTATGA